Proteins from one Triplophysa dalaica isolate WHDGS20190420 chromosome 6, ASM1584641v1, whole genome shotgun sequence genomic window:
- the sp3b gene encoding transcription factor Sp3 isoform X1, producing the protein MTAPEQPAKQQEMAALDVDSSQSDFLQPPGGAQDQQNTDLTGIQLTGSSDRWEVLTPVSSGKDEMAVVQVSSGGLLSSNGQYVVPLQTMAGQTQPVFVTAGVDGTGANGVQYQVIPQLQGTDGASLSYAATTGGATLGTDIAILPDGTQGITTANSANDLQGLLSQTGHVQHISTVSLAGSGFGAQGQVVANMGLPGNITLVPINSLSNMDLESLGLAGAQTIATSITADGQLIMTGPASATSENHGESSGGKCTEPLNANNANAFVPTNTSSTTTSLPETIDGTGVLTQATAVSAGQHDPSYIQQNHNAGGEQVVQILPAQAADGTAQTLQSVQLLNAGTFLIQAQTVSPTGQIQWQTFQVQGVQNLQNLQLQGAGGVSSSQITLAPVQTLSLGQSGATGQIPNLQTVTVNSLGQYQQEENTEGHSDHRPFSHFADIQIKEEPESDDWSNSTLNTSDLSHLHVRMVDDDMEGAGQEGKRLRRVACTCPNCKEAGGRGSGTGKKKQHICHIPGCGKVYGKTSHLRAHLRWHSGERPFICSWSYCGKRFTRSDELQRHRRTHTGEKKFVCPECSKRFMRSDHLAKHIKTHQNKKGLNSNAGAGQMEATAAPSDTIITGGGATLILTNLQQAGNQDLLSNSDLPLQLVTVSASEVME; encoded by the exons CAGAACACAGACCTCACGGGCATCCAGCTGACGGGCTCATCGGATCGCTGGGAAGTTCTGACGCCCGTGAGCTCGGGTAAAGACGAGATGGCGGTGGTGCAGGTATCCAGCGGAGGACTTCTTAGCAGCAACGGGCAATACGTGGTGCCACTACAGACTATGGCAGGGCAGACCCAGCCTGTTTTTGTTACAGCAGGGGTAGATGGCACCGGTGCCAACGGGGTGCAGTACCAGGTTATCCCCCAGCTCCAGGGGACGGACGGGGCGTCATTAAGCTATGCAGCCACAACGGGCGGAGCCACGCTGGGCACAGACATCGCCATCCTTCCAGACGGAACTCAAGGAATCACTACGGCCAACAGCGCCAACGACCTCCAGGGCCTGCTAAGTCAAACTGGGCATGTACAGCATATTTCCACCGTCTCGTTGGCCGGCTCTGGGTTCGGCGCACAGGGCCAGGTCGTCGCCAACATGGGTCTGCCGGGCAATATCACATTAGTGCCGATAAACAGCTTGAGTAACATGGATCTCGAGTCTTTGGGGTTGGCTGGTGCTCAGACCATAGCCACGAGCATTACAGCAGACGGCCAGCTCATCATGACCGGTCCCGCCTCCGCGACAAGCGAGAACCATGGTGAAAGCTCGGGCGGAAAATGCACGGAGCCGCTTAACGCCAACAATGCTAACGCCTTTGTGCCAACCAACACCTCTTCCACAACGACGTCTCTGCCAGAGACGATAGATGGCACCGGGGTTCTCACGCAAGCTACCGCCGTGTCGGCCGGTCAGCATGATCCGTCATATATCCAGCAGAACCACAACGCCGGCGGCGAGCAGGTGGTGCAGATTTTACCGGCGCAGGCGGCCGACGGTACGGCGCAGACACTACAAAGCGTGCAGCTGTTGAACGCTGGTACCTTTCTGATCCAAGCGCAAACCGTCTCTCCCACCGGGCAGATCCAGTGGCAGACCTTCCAGGTTCAGGGAGTCCAAAACCTGCAGAATCTGCAGCTGCAGGGTGCCGGCGGTGTCTCGTCCTCTCAGATAACCCTCGCCCCTGTGCAGACCCTTTCTCTCGGCCAGTCTGGGGCCACGGGTCAGATCCCTAACCTTCAGACAGTCACGGTCAACTCTCTTGGTCAGTACCAGCAAGAAGAGAACACAGAAGGCCATTCAG ACCATAGACCCTTCTCTCATTTTGCAGATATCCAAATCAAAGAAGAACCGGAGTCAGACGACTGGTCTAATTCCACCCTGAACACCAGTGATTTGTCACATCTTCACGTGCGGATGGTCGATGATGATATGGAGGGGGCGGGGCAAGAGGGAAAGAGGCTTCGAAGGGTGGCCTGCACTTGCCCTAACTGCAAAGAGGCTGGAGGAAG AGGTTCGGGTACGGGGAAGaagaaacaacacatttgtCACATCCCAGGTTGCGGTAAGGTGTACGGCAAGACGTCTCATCTCCGAGCTCACCTCCGCTGGCACTCAGGAGAGAGACCCTTCATTTGCTCATGGAGCTACTGTGGAAAGAGATTCACCCGCAGCGATGAGCTCCAGCGTCACCGCAGAACACACACAG GAGAGAAGAAGTTTGTGTGTCCGGAATGCTCCAAACGTTTCATGCGCAGCGACCATTTGGCCAAACACATTAAAACTCACCAGAACAAAAAAGGGCTAAACTCCAACGCTGGGGCGGGTCAGATGGAAGCGACGGCCGCCCCCTCGGACACCATCATCACGGGGGGCGGAGCCACTCTCATCCTGACCAATCTGCAGCAGGCCGGCAACCAGGACCTCCTTTCAAACTCCGACCTCCCGCTCCAGCTGGTCACTGTGTCTGCCAGTGAAGTTATGGAGTGA
- the sp3b gene encoding transcription factor Sp3 isoform X5 produces MAALDVDSSQSDFLQPPGGAQDQQNTDLTGIQLTGSSDRWEVLTPVSSGKDEMAVVQVSSGGLLSSNGQYVVPLQTMAGQTQPVFVTAGVDGTGANGVQYQVIPQLQGTDGASLSYAATTGGATLGTDIAILPDGTQGITTANSANDLQGLLSQTGHVQHISTVSLAGSGFGAQGQVVANMGLPGNITLVPINSLSNMDLESLGLAGAQTIATSITADGQLIMTGPASATSENHGESSGGKCTEPLNANNANAFVPTNTSSTTTSLPETIDGTGVLTQATAVSAGQHDPSYIQQNHNAGGEQVVQILPAQAADGTAQTLQSVQLLNAGTFLIQAQTVSPTGQIQWQTFQVQGVQNLQNLQLQGAGGVSSSQITLAPVQTLSLGQSGATGQIPNLQTVTVNSLGQYQQEENTEGHSDHRPFSHFADIQIKEEPESDDWSNSTLNTSDLSHLHVRMVDDDMEGAGQEGKRLRRVACTCPNCKEAGGRGSGTGKKKQHICHIPGCGKVYGKTSHLRAHLRWHSGERPFICSWSYCGKRFTRSDELQRHRRTHTGEKKFVCPECSKRFMRSDHLAKHIKTHQNKKGLNSNAGAGQMEATAAPSDTIITGGGATLILTNLQQAGNQDLLSNSDLPLQLVTVSASEVME; encoded by the exons CAGAACACAGACCTCACGGGCATCCAGCTGACGGGCTCATCGGATCGCTGGGAAGTTCTGACGCCCGTGAGCTCGGGTAAAGACGAGATGGCGGTGGTGCAGGTATCCAGCGGAGGACTTCTTAGCAGCAACGGGCAATACGTGGTGCCACTACAGACTATGGCAGGGCAGACCCAGCCTGTTTTTGTTACAGCAGGGGTAGATGGCACCGGTGCCAACGGGGTGCAGTACCAGGTTATCCCCCAGCTCCAGGGGACGGACGGGGCGTCATTAAGCTATGCAGCCACAACGGGCGGAGCCACGCTGGGCACAGACATCGCCATCCTTCCAGACGGAACTCAAGGAATCACTACGGCCAACAGCGCCAACGACCTCCAGGGCCTGCTAAGTCAAACTGGGCATGTACAGCATATTTCCACCGTCTCGTTGGCCGGCTCTGGGTTCGGCGCACAGGGCCAGGTCGTCGCCAACATGGGTCTGCCGGGCAATATCACATTAGTGCCGATAAACAGCTTGAGTAACATGGATCTCGAGTCTTTGGGGTTGGCTGGTGCTCAGACCATAGCCACGAGCATTACAGCAGACGGCCAGCTCATCATGACCGGTCCCGCCTCCGCGACAAGCGAGAACCATGGTGAAAGCTCGGGCGGAAAATGCACGGAGCCGCTTAACGCCAACAATGCTAACGCCTTTGTGCCAACCAACACCTCTTCCACAACGACGTCTCTGCCAGAGACGATAGATGGCACCGGGGTTCTCACGCAAGCTACCGCCGTGTCGGCCGGTCAGCATGATCCGTCATATATCCAGCAGAACCACAACGCCGGCGGCGAGCAGGTGGTGCAGATTTTACCGGCGCAGGCGGCCGACGGTACGGCGCAGACACTACAAAGCGTGCAGCTGTTGAACGCTGGTACCTTTCTGATCCAAGCGCAAACCGTCTCTCCCACCGGGCAGATCCAGTGGCAGACCTTCCAGGTTCAGGGAGTCCAAAACCTGCAGAATCTGCAGCTGCAGGGTGCCGGCGGTGTCTCGTCCTCTCAGATAACCCTCGCCCCTGTGCAGACCCTTTCTCTCGGCCAGTCTGGGGCCACGGGTCAGATCCCTAACCTTCAGACAGTCACGGTCAACTCTCTTGGTCAGTACCAGCAAGAAGAGAACACAGAAGGCCATTCAG ACCATAGACCCTTCTCTCATTTTGCAGATATCCAAATCAAAGAAGAACCGGAGTCAGACGACTGGTCTAATTCCACCCTGAACACCAGTGATTTGTCACATCTTCACGTGCGGATGGTCGATGATGATATGGAGGGGGCGGGGCAAGAGGGAAAGAGGCTTCGAAGGGTGGCCTGCACTTGCCCTAACTGCAAAGAGGCTGGAGGAAG AGGTTCGGGTACGGGGAAGaagaaacaacacatttgtCACATCCCAGGTTGCGGTAAGGTGTACGGCAAGACGTCTCATCTCCGAGCTCACCTCCGCTGGCACTCAGGAGAGAGACCCTTCATTTGCTCATGGAGCTACTGTGGAAAGAGATTCACCCGCAGCGATGAGCTCCAGCGTCACCGCAGAACACACACAG GAGAGAAGAAGTTTGTGTGTCCGGAATGCTCCAAACGTTTCATGCGCAGCGACCATTTGGCCAAACACATTAAAACTCACCAGAACAAAAAAGGGCTAAACTCCAACGCTGGGGCGGGTCAGATGGAAGCGACGGCCGCCCCCTCGGACACCATCATCACGGGGGGCGGAGCCACTCTCATCCTGACCAATCTGCAGCAGGCCGGCAACCAGGACCTCCTTTCAAACTCCGACCTCCCGCTCCAGCTGGTCACTGTGTCTGCCAGTGAAGTTATGGAGTGA
- the sp3b gene encoding transcription factor Sp3 isoform X3, with protein sequence MTAPEQPAKQQEMAALDVDSSQSDFLQPPGGAQDQQNTDLTGIQLTGSSDRWEVLTPVSSGKDEMAVVQVSSGGLLSSNGQYVVPLQTMAGQTQPVFVTAGVDGTGANGVQYQVIPQLQGTDGASLSYAATTGGATLGTDIAILPDGTQGITTANSANDLQGLLSQTGHVQHISTVSLAGSGFGAQGQVVANMGLPGNITLVPINSLSNMDLESLGLAGAQTIATSITADGQLIMTGPASATSENHGESSGGKCTEPLNANNANAFVPTNTSSTTTSLPETIDGTGVLTQATAVSAGQHDPSYIQQNHNAGGEQVVQILPAQAADGTAQTLQSVQLLNAGTFLIQAQTVSPTGQIQWQTFQVQGVQNLQNLQLQGAGGVSSSQITLAPVQTLSLGQSGATGQIPNLQTVTVNSLGQYQQEENTEGHSDIQIKEEPESDDWSNSTLNTSDLSHLHVRMVDDDMEGAGQEGKRLRRVACTCPNCKEAGGRGSGTGKKKQHICHIPGCGKVYGKTSHLRAHLRWHSGERPFICSWSYCGKRFTRSDELQRHRRTHTGEKKFVCPECSKRFMRSDHLAKHIKTHQNKKGLNSNAGAGQMEATAAPSDTIITGGGATLILTNLQQAGNQDLLSNSDLPLQLVTVSASEVME encoded by the exons CAGAACACAGACCTCACGGGCATCCAGCTGACGGGCTCATCGGATCGCTGGGAAGTTCTGACGCCCGTGAGCTCGGGTAAAGACGAGATGGCGGTGGTGCAGGTATCCAGCGGAGGACTTCTTAGCAGCAACGGGCAATACGTGGTGCCACTACAGACTATGGCAGGGCAGACCCAGCCTGTTTTTGTTACAGCAGGGGTAGATGGCACCGGTGCCAACGGGGTGCAGTACCAGGTTATCCCCCAGCTCCAGGGGACGGACGGGGCGTCATTAAGCTATGCAGCCACAACGGGCGGAGCCACGCTGGGCACAGACATCGCCATCCTTCCAGACGGAACTCAAGGAATCACTACGGCCAACAGCGCCAACGACCTCCAGGGCCTGCTAAGTCAAACTGGGCATGTACAGCATATTTCCACCGTCTCGTTGGCCGGCTCTGGGTTCGGCGCACAGGGCCAGGTCGTCGCCAACATGGGTCTGCCGGGCAATATCACATTAGTGCCGATAAACAGCTTGAGTAACATGGATCTCGAGTCTTTGGGGTTGGCTGGTGCTCAGACCATAGCCACGAGCATTACAGCAGACGGCCAGCTCATCATGACCGGTCCCGCCTCCGCGACAAGCGAGAACCATGGTGAAAGCTCGGGCGGAAAATGCACGGAGCCGCTTAACGCCAACAATGCTAACGCCTTTGTGCCAACCAACACCTCTTCCACAACGACGTCTCTGCCAGAGACGATAGATGGCACCGGGGTTCTCACGCAAGCTACCGCCGTGTCGGCCGGTCAGCATGATCCGTCATATATCCAGCAGAACCACAACGCCGGCGGCGAGCAGGTGGTGCAGATTTTACCGGCGCAGGCGGCCGACGGTACGGCGCAGACACTACAAAGCGTGCAGCTGTTGAACGCTGGTACCTTTCTGATCCAAGCGCAAACCGTCTCTCCCACCGGGCAGATCCAGTGGCAGACCTTCCAGGTTCAGGGAGTCCAAAACCTGCAGAATCTGCAGCTGCAGGGTGCCGGCGGTGTCTCGTCCTCTCAGATAACCCTCGCCCCTGTGCAGACCCTTTCTCTCGGCCAGTCTGGGGCCACGGGTCAGATCCCTAACCTTCAGACAGTCACGGTCAACTCTCTTGGTCAGTACCAGCAAGAAGAGAACACAGAAGGCCATTCAG ATATCCAAATCAAAGAAGAACCGGAGTCAGACGACTGGTCTAATTCCACCCTGAACACCAGTGATTTGTCACATCTTCACGTGCGGATGGTCGATGATGATATGGAGGGGGCGGGGCAAGAGGGAAAGAGGCTTCGAAGGGTGGCCTGCACTTGCCCTAACTGCAAAGAGGCTGGAGGAAG AGGTTCGGGTACGGGGAAGaagaaacaacacatttgtCACATCCCAGGTTGCGGTAAGGTGTACGGCAAGACGTCTCATCTCCGAGCTCACCTCCGCTGGCACTCAGGAGAGAGACCCTTCATTTGCTCATGGAGCTACTGTGGAAAGAGATTCACCCGCAGCGATGAGCTCCAGCGTCACCGCAGAACACACACAG GAGAGAAGAAGTTTGTGTGTCCGGAATGCTCCAAACGTTTCATGCGCAGCGACCATTTGGCCAAACACATTAAAACTCACCAGAACAAAAAAGGGCTAAACTCCAACGCTGGGGCGGGTCAGATGGAAGCGACGGCCGCCCCCTCGGACACCATCATCACGGGGGGCGGAGCCACTCTCATCCTGACCAATCTGCAGCAGGCCGGCAACCAGGACCTCCTTTCAAACTCCGACCTCCCGCTCCAGCTGGTCACTGTGTCTGCCAGTGAAGTTATGGAGTGA
- the sp3b gene encoding transcription factor Sp3 isoform X2: MTAPEQPAKQQEMAALDVDSSQSDFLQPPGGAQDQNTDLTGIQLTGSSDRWEVLTPVSSGKDEMAVVQVSSGGLLSSNGQYVVPLQTMAGQTQPVFVTAGVDGTGANGVQYQVIPQLQGTDGASLSYAATTGGATLGTDIAILPDGTQGITTANSANDLQGLLSQTGHVQHISTVSLAGSGFGAQGQVVANMGLPGNITLVPINSLSNMDLESLGLAGAQTIATSITADGQLIMTGPASATSENHGESSGGKCTEPLNANNANAFVPTNTSSTTTSLPETIDGTGVLTQATAVSAGQHDPSYIQQNHNAGGEQVVQILPAQAADGTAQTLQSVQLLNAGTFLIQAQTVSPTGQIQWQTFQVQGVQNLQNLQLQGAGGVSSSQITLAPVQTLSLGQSGATGQIPNLQTVTVNSLGQYQQEENTEGHSDHRPFSHFADIQIKEEPESDDWSNSTLNTSDLSHLHVRMVDDDMEGAGQEGKRLRRVACTCPNCKEAGGRGSGTGKKKQHICHIPGCGKVYGKTSHLRAHLRWHSGERPFICSWSYCGKRFTRSDELQRHRRTHTGEKKFVCPECSKRFMRSDHLAKHIKTHQNKKGLNSNAGAGQMEATAAPSDTIITGGGATLILTNLQQAGNQDLLSNSDLPLQLVTVSASEVME; the protein is encoded by the exons AACACAGACCTCACGGGCATCCAGCTGACGGGCTCATCGGATCGCTGGGAAGTTCTGACGCCCGTGAGCTCGGGTAAAGACGAGATGGCGGTGGTGCAGGTATCCAGCGGAGGACTTCTTAGCAGCAACGGGCAATACGTGGTGCCACTACAGACTATGGCAGGGCAGACCCAGCCTGTTTTTGTTACAGCAGGGGTAGATGGCACCGGTGCCAACGGGGTGCAGTACCAGGTTATCCCCCAGCTCCAGGGGACGGACGGGGCGTCATTAAGCTATGCAGCCACAACGGGCGGAGCCACGCTGGGCACAGACATCGCCATCCTTCCAGACGGAACTCAAGGAATCACTACGGCCAACAGCGCCAACGACCTCCAGGGCCTGCTAAGTCAAACTGGGCATGTACAGCATATTTCCACCGTCTCGTTGGCCGGCTCTGGGTTCGGCGCACAGGGCCAGGTCGTCGCCAACATGGGTCTGCCGGGCAATATCACATTAGTGCCGATAAACAGCTTGAGTAACATGGATCTCGAGTCTTTGGGGTTGGCTGGTGCTCAGACCATAGCCACGAGCATTACAGCAGACGGCCAGCTCATCATGACCGGTCCCGCCTCCGCGACAAGCGAGAACCATGGTGAAAGCTCGGGCGGAAAATGCACGGAGCCGCTTAACGCCAACAATGCTAACGCCTTTGTGCCAACCAACACCTCTTCCACAACGACGTCTCTGCCAGAGACGATAGATGGCACCGGGGTTCTCACGCAAGCTACCGCCGTGTCGGCCGGTCAGCATGATCCGTCATATATCCAGCAGAACCACAACGCCGGCGGCGAGCAGGTGGTGCAGATTTTACCGGCGCAGGCGGCCGACGGTACGGCGCAGACACTACAAAGCGTGCAGCTGTTGAACGCTGGTACCTTTCTGATCCAAGCGCAAACCGTCTCTCCCACCGGGCAGATCCAGTGGCAGACCTTCCAGGTTCAGGGAGTCCAAAACCTGCAGAATCTGCAGCTGCAGGGTGCCGGCGGTGTCTCGTCCTCTCAGATAACCCTCGCCCCTGTGCAGACCCTTTCTCTCGGCCAGTCTGGGGCCACGGGTCAGATCCCTAACCTTCAGACAGTCACGGTCAACTCTCTTGGTCAGTACCAGCAAGAAGAGAACACAGAAGGCCATTCAG ACCATAGACCCTTCTCTCATTTTGCAGATATCCAAATCAAAGAAGAACCGGAGTCAGACGACTGGTCTAATTCCACCCTGAACACCAGTGATTTGTCACATCTTCACGTGCGGATGGTCGATGATGATATGGAGGGGGCGGGGCAAGAGGGAAAGAGGCTTCGAAGGGTGGCCTGCACTTGCCCTAACTGCAAAGAGGCTGGAGGAAG AGGTTCGGGTACGGGGAAGaagaaacaacacatttgtCACATCCCAGGTTGCGGTAAGGTGTACGGCAAGACGTCTCATCTCCGAGCTCACCTCCGCTGGCACTCAGGAGAGAGACCCTTCATTTGCTCATGGAGCTACTGTGGAAAGAGATTCACCCGCAGCGATGAGCTCCAGCGTCACCGCAGAACACACACAG GAGAGAAGAAGTTTGTGTGTCCGGAATGCTCCAAACGTTTCATGCGCAGCGACCATTTGGCCAAACACATTAAAACTCACCAGAACAAAAAAGGGCTAAACTCCAACGCTGGGGCGGGTCAGATGGAAGCGACGGCCGCCCCCTCGGACACCATCATCACGGGGGGCGGAGCCACTCTCATCCTGACCAATCTGCAGCAGGCCGGCAACCAGGACCTCCTTTCAAACTCCGACCTCCCGCTCCAGCTGGTCACTGTGTCTGCCAGTGAAGTTATGGAGTGA
- the sp3b gene encoding transcription factor Sp3 isoform X4, producing MTAPEQPAKQQEMAALDVDSSQSDFLQPPGGAQDQNTDLTGIQLTGSSDRWEVLTPVSSGKDEMAVVQVSSGGLLSSNGQYVVPLQTMAGQTQPVFVTAGVDGTGANGVQYQVIPQLQGTDGASLSYAATTGGATLGTDIAILPDGTQGITTANSANDLQGLLSQTGHVQHISTVSLAGSGFGAQGQVVANMGLPGNITLVPINSLSNMDLESLGLAGAQTIATSITADGQLIMTGPASATSENHGESSGGKCTEPLNANNANAFVPTNTSSTTTSLPETIDGTGVLTQATAVSAGQHDPSYIQQNHNAGGEQVVQILPAQAADGTAQTLQSVQLLNAGTFLIQAQTVSPTGQIQWQTFQVQGVQNLQNLQLQGAGGVSSSQITLAPVQTLSLGQSGATGQIPNLQTVTVNSLGQYQQEENTEGHSDIQIKEEPESDDWSNSTLNTSDLSHLHVRMVDDDMEGAGQEGKRLRRVACTCPNCKEAGGRGSGTGKKKQHICHIPGCGKVYGKTSHLRAHLRWHSGERPFICSWSYCGKRFTRSDELQRHRRTHTGEKKFVCPECSKRFMRSDHLAKHIKTHQNKKGLNSNAGAGQMEATAAPSDTIITGGGATLILTNLQQAGNQDLLSNSDLPLQLVTVSASEVME from the exons AACACAGACCTCACGGGCATCCAGCTGACGGGCTCATCGGATCGCTGGGAAGTTCTGACGCCCGTGAGCTCGGGTAAAGACGAGATGGCGGTGGTGCAGGTATCCAGCGGAGGACTTCTTAGCAGCAACGGGCAATACGTGGTGCCACTACAGACTATGGCAGGGCAGACCCAGCCTGTTTTTGTTACAGCAGGGGTAGATGGCACCGGTGCCAACGGGGTGCAGTACCAGGTTATCCCCCAGCTCCAGGGGACGGACGGGGCGTCATTAAGCTATGCAGCCACAACGGGCGGAGCCACGCTGGGCACAGACATCGCCATCCTTCCAGACGGAACTCAAGGAATCACTACGGCCAACAGCGCCAACGACCTCCAGGGCCTGCTAAGTCAAACTGGGCATGTACAGCATATTTCCACCGTCTCGTTGGCCGGCTCTGGGTTCGGCGCACAGGGCCAGGTCGTCGCCAACATGGGTCTGCCGGGCAATATCACATTAGTGCCGATAAACAGCTTGAGTAACATGGATCTCGAGTCTTTGGGGTTGGCTGGTGCTCAGACCATAGCCACGAGCATTACAGCAGACGGCCAGCTCATCATGACCGGTCCCGCCTCCGCGACAAGCGAGAACCATGGTGAAAGCTCGGGCGGAAAATGCACGGAGCCGCTTAACGCCAACAATGCTAACGCCTTTGTGCCAACCAACACCTCTTCCACAACGACGTCTCTGCCAGAGACGATAGATGGCACCGGGGTTCTCACGCAAGCTACCGCCGTGTCGGCCGGTCAGCATGATCCGTCATATATCCAGCAGAACCACAACGCCGGCGGCGAGCAGGTGGTGCAGATTTTACCGGCGCAGGCGGCCGACGGTACGGCGCAGACACTACAAAGCGTGCAGCTGTTGAACGCTGGTACCTTTCTGATCCAAGCGCAAACCGTCTCTCCCACCGGGCAGATCCAGTGGCAGACCTTCCAGGTTCAGGGAGTCCAAAACCTGCAGAATCTGCAGCTGCAGGGTGCCGGCGGTGTCTCGTCCTCTCAGATAACCCTCGCCCCTGTGCAGACCCTTTCTCTCGGCCAGTCTGGGGCCACGGGTCAGATCCCTAACCTTCAGACAGTCACGGTCAACTCTCTTGGTCAGTACCAGCAAGAAGAGAACACAGAAGGCCATTCAG ATATCCAAATCAAAGAAGAACCGGAGTCAGACGACTGGTCTAATTCCACCCTGAACACCAGTGATTTGTCACATCTTCACGTGCGGATGGTCGATGATGATATGGAGGGGGCGGGGCAAGAGGGAAAGAGGCTTCGAAGGGTGGCCTGCACTTGCCCTAACTGCAAAGAGGCTGGAGGAAG AGGTTCGGGTACGGGGAAGaagaaacaacacatttgtCACATCCCAGGTTGCGGTAAGGTGTACGGCAAGACGTCTCATCTCCGAGCTCACCTCCGCTGGCACTCAGGAGAGAGACCCTTCATTTGCTCATGGAGCTACTGTGGAAAGAGATTCACCCGCAGCGATGAGCTCCAGCGTCACCGCAGAACACACACAG GAGAGAAGAAGTTTGTGTGTCCGGAATGCTCCAAACGTTTCATGCGCAGCGACCATTTGGCCAAACACATTAAAACTCACCAGAACAAAAAAGGGCTAAACTCCAACGCTGGGGCGGGTCAGATGGAAGCGACGGCCGCCCCCTCGGACACCATCATCACGGGGGGCGGAGCCACTCTCATCCTGACCAATCTGCAGCAGGCCGGCAACCAGGACCTCCTTTCAAACTCCGACCTCCCGCTCCAGCTGGTCACTGTGTCTGCCAGTGAAGTTATGGAGTGA